A part of Anser cygnoides isolate HZ-2024a breed goose chromosome 15, Taihu_goose_T2T_genome, whole genome shotgun sequence genomic DNA contains:
- the ATPAF2 gene encoding ATP synthase mitochondrial F1 complex assembly factor 2 isoform X1, translating to MWRGRCRRLLRGCVPRPPPDGPGGPGGGRGYAPPAERKRFYQNVSISQGEGGFEINLDHRKLKTPQAKLFAVPSEALAIAVATEWDSQKDTIKFYTMHLTTLCNTALDNPTQRSKGQLIRAAVKFLETDTVWYGTGGPSATEASYRVEEPAALAELQKNEWDPIVAWAEKRYNVAIGSSTSIMGPNIPASTRDTFISHLASYNMWALQGIEYVITQLKSLILSMGLIDRHITVEKAVLLSRLEEEYQIQRWGKVEWAHDYDLCELRARAAAGTLFVHLCSESSTVKHKLLQD from the exons ATGTGGAGgggccgctgccgccgcctgctgcggggctgcgtCCCCAGGCCGCCCCCCGATGgtcccggggggccgggggggggccgcgggtaCGCCCCGCCcgcag AGAGGAAAAGGTTTTACCAGAACGTGAGCATCTCCCAAGGAGAAG GAGGCTTTGAAATAAACCTGGACCACCGGAAGCTGAAAACTCCGCAGGCCAAGCTCTTCGCCGTCCCCAGCGAGGCCTTGGCCATCGCAGTGGCAACAGAATGGGACTCCCAGAAAGACACCATCAAGTTCTACACTATGCACCTG ACCACGCTGTGCAACACGGCTCTGGACAATCCCACGCAGCGGAGCAAAGGGCAGCTGATCCGTGCAGCTGTGAAGTTCCTGGAGACCGACACCGTCTGGTATGGGACCGGGGGACCCTCTGCAACAGAGGCGAG CTATCGCGTGGAGGAGCCGGCTGCcttggcagagctgcagaaaaacGAATGGGATCCCATCGTTGCCTGGGCTGAGAAAAG GTACAACGTGGCAATCGGTTCCTCCACCAGCATCATGGGGCCGAACATCCCGGCCAGCACCAGGGACACCTTCATCAGCCACCTGGCCTCCTACAACATGTGGGCTCTGCAAG GTATAGAATACGTAATCACCCAGCTGAAATCTCTGATTCTGTCCATGGGCCTGATCGACAGGCACATCACCGTAGAGAAAGCCGTGCTTCTGTCTCGGCTGGAGGAGGAATACCAG aTTCAGCGGTGGGGCAAGGTGGAGTGGGCCCATGACTATGATCTGTGCGAGCTGCGTGCTCGTGCGGCAGCTGGGACTCTCTTTGTTCACCTCTGTTCCGAGAGCTCCACGGTAAAACACAAGCTGCTGCAGGACtga
- the ATPAF2 gene encoding ATP synthase mitochondrial F1 complex assembly factor 2 isoform X2, producing MWRGRCRRLLRGCVPRPPPDGPGGPGGGRGYAPPAERKRFYQNVSISQGEGGFEINLDHRKLKTPQAKLFAVPSEALAIAVATEWDSQKDTIKFYTMHLTTLCNTALDNPTQRSKGQLIRAAVKFLETDTVCYRVEEPAALAELQKNEWDPIVAWAEKRYNVAIGSSTSIMGPNIPASTRDTFISHLASYNMWALQGIEYVITQLKSLILSMGLIDRHITVEKAVLLSRLEEEYQIQRWGKVEWAHDYDLCELRARAAAGTLFVHLCSESSTVKHKLLQD from the exons ATGTGGAGgggccgctgccgccgcctgctgcggggctgcgtCCCCAGGCCGCCCCCCGATGgtcccggggggccgggggggggccgcgggtaCGCCCCGCCcgcag AGAGGAAAAGGTTTTACCAGAACGTGAGCATCTCCCAAGGAGAAG GAGGCTTTGAAATAAACCTGGACCACCGGAAGCTGAAAACTCCGCAGGCCAAGCTCTTCGCCGTCCCCAGCGAGGCCTTGGCCATCGCAGTGGCAACAGAATGGGACTCCCAGAAAGACACCATCAAGTTCTACACTATGCACCTG ACCACGCTGTGCAACACGGCTCTGGACAATCCCACGCAGCGGAGCAAAGGGCAGCTGATCCGTGCAGCTGTGAAGTTCCTGGAGACCGACACCGTCTG CTATCGCGTGGAGGAGCCGGCTGCcttggcagagctgcagaaaaacGAATGGGATCCCATCGTTGCCTGGGCTGAGAAAAG GTACAACGTGGCAATCGGTTCCTCCACCAGCATCATGGGGCCGAACATCCCGGCCAGCACCAGGGACACCTTCATCAGCCACCTGGCCTCCTACAACATGTGGGCTCTGCAAG GTATAGAATACGTAATCACCCAGCTGAAATCTCTGATTCTGTCCATGGGCCTGATCGACAGGCACATCACCGTAGAGAAAGCCGTGCTTCTGTCTCGGCTGGAGGAGGAATACCAG aTTCAGCGGTGGGGCAAGGTGGAGTGGGCCCATGACTATGATCTGTGCGAGCTGCGTGCTCGTGCGGCAGCTGGGACTCTCTTTGTTCACCTCTGTTCCGAGAGCTCCACGGTAAAACACAAGCTGCTGCAGGACtga
- the DRC3 gene encoding dynein regulatory complex subunit 3 isoform X1: MSQSYNSIKPNVIDDEMLQKAVEERWPEDIGKLAKSEGIDFKDVTELQLSFRNILQIDNLWQLENLTKLQLDNNIIEKIEALESLVHLVWLDLSFNNIEVIEGLDTLVKLQDLSLYNNRISKIEHMDTLQELQIFSIGKNNLTALEDVVYLRRFKKLRTLNLTGNPFCEEEQYVLFVVAHIPDLVYLDFKLVSDTTRELAVSKYHYLIDPLEHEEAQALAQLEEKLAKQKELEYHKTAFVEYLNGSFLFDSLYAEDTEAAKLAYLPGVDDLLQAYRKDFVSVCENLFNYGLKEYEKREAEVSEFYKGLHEALTANQQEGRKIILDFENRNKERLDEIHHATSYNIAESKRAEYNEDILQLSETLMTLEMQTVDQLEELIKDFEKNIAVIASTFIENVKGMMAQCRDLENRHHEKLLEISINTLEKSVKNELDEDLPDDVRELLVDKTTLVNMVNTSHNVHLLKIDMRECDILSNTYRWQASVTGKAFQNEIDRNRNRVKEIFQYIDNLQEQLDSIELLEPPE, encoded by the exons ATGAGTCAGTCGTACAACAGCATCAAGCCAAATGTTATCGATGatgaaatgcttcagaaagcGGTTGAAGAGCGATGGCCAGAGGACATAGGGAAACTCGCCAAAAGCGAAGGCATTGACTTCAAAGATGTGACGGAACTACAGCTCAGTTTTAGAA ATATCCTGCAGATTGATAATCTGTGGCAGCTTGAGAATCTGACTAAACTGCAGCTGGACAACAACATCATTGAGAAGATAGAAGCTCTGGAGAGTCTGGTTCACCTTGTCTGGCTCG ACTTGTCCTTCAACAATATTGAAGTAATTGAGGGCCTGGATACCCTTGTCAAACTGCAGGACCTAAGCCTCTACAATAACAGAATCTCTAAAATTGAGCATATGGACACGTTACAAGAGCTACAGATCTTCTCCATAGGAAAAAATAACCTGACCGCTCTGGAAGAT GTGGTTTATCTCAGGAGGTTTAAGAAGTTGCGCACGCTGAATCTCACTGGGAACCCTTTCTGCGAAGAAGAGCAGTATGTGCTGTTTGTTGTTGCTCACATTCCAGATCTGGTATACTTGGACTTCAAACTCGTGAGTGACACCACA CGAGAACTTGCTGTTTCAAAGTATCACTATCTCATCGACCCTCTGGAACATGAGGAGGCCCAGGCCCTGGCTcagctggaggagaagctggcaaagcagaaggagctggagTACCACAAG ACAGCCTTTGTTGAGTACCTGAATGGATCGTTCCTGTTTGACAGTTTGTATGCAGAGGATACAGAAGCTGCCAAACTGGCTTACCTCCCTGGAGTGGATGACCTGCTGCAGGCATA CAggaaagattttgtttcagtttgtgagAACCTATTTAATTATGGTCTGAAAGAGTATGAAAAACGAGAAGCTGAAGTCTCTGAGTTCTACAAAGGCCTTCATGAAGCATTAACAGCCAACCAAcaagaagggaggaaaataatcctAGATTTTGAAAATCGGAACAAAGAG AGGCTGGATGAGATTCATCATGCCACTAGTTACAATATTGCTGAGTCTAAACGAGCGGAGTACAACGAGGACATACTTCAGCTGTCAGAGACACTCATGACCTTGGAAATGCAAACAGTTGACCAGCTGGAG GAACTAATtaaggattttgaaaaaaacatcGCTGTCATAGCATCAACATTCATTGAAAACGTTAAAGGGAT GATGGCCCAGTGCCGGGACCTGGAAAACCGTCACCATGAAAAGCTGCTAGAGATCTCCATCAACACACTGGAGAAATCAGTCAAGAATGAGCTTGACGAGGATCTTCCAGATGACGTTCGTGAG CTTCTCGTGGACAAAACCACCCTCGTCAACATGGTCAACACGTCCCACAACGTCCACCTGCTGAAGATCGATATGCGGGAGTGTGACATCCTCAGCAACACCTACCGCTGGCAGGCTTCTGTGACGGGGAAG GCTTTCCAAAATGAGATCGACAGAAACCGCAACCGTGTCAAAGAGATTTTCCAATACATCGACAATCTCCAGGAGCAGCTGGATAGCATCGAGCTCCTGGAGCCGCCAGAGTAG
- the DRC3 gene encoding dynein regulatory complex subunit 3 isoform X2 → MSQSYNSIKPNVIDDEMLQKAVEERWPEDIGKLAKSEGIDFKDVTELQLSFRNILQIDNLWQLENLTKLQLDNNIIEKIEALESLVHLVWLDLSFNNIEVIEGLDTLVKLQDLSLYNNRISKIEHMDTLQELQIFSIGKNNLTALEDVVYLRRFKKLRTLNLTGNPFCEEEQYVLFVVAHIPDLVYLDFKLVSDTTRELAVSKYHYLIDPLEHEEAQALAQLEEKLAKQKELEYHKTAFVEYLNGSFLFDSLYAEDTEAAKLAYLPGVDDLLQAYRKDFVSVCENLFNYGLKEYEKREAEVSEFYKGLHEALTANQQEGRKIILDFENRNKERLDEIHHATSYNIAESKRAEYNEDILQLSETLMTLEMQTVDQLEELIKDFEKNIAVIASTFIENVKGIYPFDSVLVWTSEGACMTQLLEDLVRLFSMCFLAIEVPAVLPEASLNGLHFCVTDVF, encoded by the exons ATGAGTCAGTCGTACAACAGCATCAAGCCAAATGTTATCGATGatgaaatgcttcagaaagcGGTTGAAGAGCGATGGCCAGAGGACATAGGGAAACTCGCCAAAAGCGAAGGCATTGACTTCAAAGATGTGACGGAACTACAGCTCAGTTTTAGAA ATATCCTGCAGATTGATAATCTGTGGCAGCTTGAGAATCTGACTAAACTGCAGCTGGACAACAACATCATTGAGAAGATAGAAGCTCTGGAGAGTCTGGTTCACCTTGTCTGGCTCG ACTTGTCCTTCAACAATATTGAAGTAATTGAGGGCCTGGATACCCTTGTCAAACTGCAGGACCTAAGCCTCTACAATAACAGAATCTCTAAAATTGAGCATATGGACACGTTACAAGAGCTACAGATCTTCTCCATAGGAAAAAATAACCTGACCGCTCTGGAAGAT GTGGTTTATCTCAGGAGGTTTAAGAAGTTGCGCACGCTGAATCTCACTGGGAACCCTTTCTGCGAAGAAGAGCAGTATGTGCTGTTTGTTGTTGCTCACATTCCAGATCTGGTATACTTGGACTTCAAACTCGTGAGTGACACCACA CGAGAACTTGCTGTTTCAAAGTATCACTATCTCATCGACCCTCTGGAACATGAGGAGGCCCAGGCCCTGGCTcagctggaggagaagctggcaaagcagaaggagctggagTACCACAAG ACAGCCTTTGTTGAGTACCTGAATGGATCGTTCCTGTTTGACAGTTTGTATGCAGAGGATACAGAAGCTGCCAAACTGGCTTACCTCCCTGGAGTGGATGACCTGCTGCAGGCATA CAggaaagattttgtttcagtttgtgagAACCTATTTAATTATGGTCTGAAAGAGTATGAAAAACGAGAAGCTGAAGTCTCTGAGTTCTACAAAGGCCTTCATGAAGCATTAACAGCCAACCAAcaagaagggaggaaaataatcctAGATTTTGAAAATCGGAACAAAGAG AGGCTGGATGAGATTCATCATGCCACTAGTTACAATATTGCTGAGTCTAAACGAGCGGAGTACAACGAGGACATACTTCAGCTGTCAGAGACACTCATGACCTTGGAAATGCAAACAGTTGACCAGCTGGAG GAACTAATtaaggattttgaaaaaaacatcGCTGTCATAGCATCAACATTCATTGAAAACGTTAAAGGGATATATCCTTTTGACAGCGTGTTGGTGTGGACGTCTGAGGGAG catGCATGACACAACTCTTGGAAGACCTGGTTAGGCTGTTTTCTATGTGCTTTCTTGCCATAGAAGTACCTGCAGTTCTTCCTGAAGCTTCTTTAAATGgccttcatttctgtgttactGATGTCTTCTGA